The following is a genomic window from Nicotiana tabacum cultivar K326 chromosome 3, ASM71507v2, whole genome shotgun sequence.
aagacaaaaagacaaAATTAGTATCACCCCAGAAATCgtagaaaaaataataacaacatgGAAACTAGAAGATAGATAAGGTAGACGCAAAGCAAAATCGATAAACAATAAATAAACTCGGCATTATAAGAAACGAAAGAGTAATAAGACAATACATTGCCACTAGCCTCACGAAGGTACGAAATAAGGAAAGACTCAACtgcctcctaacctacaaccctaatcctcgacctctacAACTTCTTATCAACATTCATGTCCTCGAAAATTTGAAatctcgccatatcctgcctaatcacctctatATTCTCTAgttttaagggactttaaggataattttgtctttaaccatactaatgcatgcattaatagccttggtatcactaatgccatggttttctatgcattacttatacataggataataccaagtatgatgtataactaatataggtattagttatacacatgttgaaaaaatataccaaatAAGGTATTAGTAGTACATGGAGCTAATGCttgtattattttttctaatacctcctaccaagCAAACCCTTAATACATGCACTagtatggttaaagacaaaattatccttaaagtaccttaaagctagagaatatggagggcatttttgtaaataatatttttcttaaaaattatgcaatgcgttataattttaatacataacaccaaacaatagataagaaataatatatgcataactaatgcttgcattactaaaccatgcattactaatccatgcattactaatacatctTATTCCGCATTGTTCTTATACAccttaccaaacgaccccttagtaataccttgtttggtacacttcttcaacctatgtataactaatacaaacATTAGTTATACAccatatttggtattatcctatgtataactaatacatgaCAAATCGTGGTATTAGCAATACCAAGGGTATTAATGAATGCATTAGCAtgattaaagacaaaattatccttaaagtcccttaaaaataaagaatatggagtgcatttttgtaaacaactagttttcttaaaaattatacaatgcattttaatttttaatacaccacatcAAATAATAGATAAAAAATAATCTCTACATAACTAACTTATGCATGCATTTTAATgagcactattcttatacacccaaGCAAACGACCCCTAAAGGAAATAGTATGCTACTATATGCATAAGGAAAGGGAAATAAAACGTAAAAGAAGAATGACGATACCAATGACGTGTATAGGAGCCAACAAAGAGAGGTGACAGCATCTGCTGCGTCAGCTTAACGACTTCACCCGCTAACCAACACCTTACATAAATAAACACTTTTATACAACCGAAGAGCCACTGGACCCGCAGAACACAAAACGGGTCGAGTATCATATACTAATAAGGGTCGGGCCAAATAGCTCCTTTCTATTATAATATAAAttttctttgtttcctccttatCAAATACTCCATATTAACACTAATATTTAATCACATTTATTACCCAAAAAAACACTAATATTTAATTAGGAACCACATGAAATTACAGAACTGATTATTTGATAAGACTGTAATGATAGAGAGAAAATTAGCATTGTTCTTCTACCAAAATAAAACCTAAAAAtggaaatttaaattttaaaaaaaatcttatacAATTATATGTTTAATGTAAAAGGATGAATTGAATGTCTGGGACAAGGAAAACATTACTCAATTTGTCCCTTATAAACTTAATCAAAAAGTTAATCTAGGATAAAGAGAGTAACTATTTTCTAATAACATCACATGCAATTATAAACAATTTATTTTTCTATGTTAAAAAGCTTCTCAAAATAATCAACAAAACAAATGGGAAAAAATCCCAATCGGGTCGATACCAAATAATGAGATATCTCATGAATCGGGTCTAAGTATATAGTCTATACTATACCGATTAGGAACATGGATTCTTCTGCATAGCCACACGcagccaaaaaataaaataacttagCGTTATTTTCTTACGAAACTTCCCTGAGACACGTGGGTCCAATTCGCTGTCTCCTCAAAGGCCAAAGCAACCAGGGACAAACTCTAACCCTTTTAATCTTTTTTTGGTTGCATTTCGGATCTAACTCAGGAAAAAAAACAGTATTTTTAGCTCTGCAATTGCAAATTTTCTCGTTTTTTTAGCCGAAGTGAATGTTATTCCAATTGGGTAAGCTGTGATCAAGCAGTTGAAGTTTTTTGTTGCAAAATTTGCCAGTTATCTTGACTTTTTGTGAAGTTGGTAAATTTTTCATTTGGGTAAGTTGTGATCAAGCAGTTGAAGATTTGCACTTTGTATTCTTACTGTGAAATTGCAGTTTTGTTGATTATAGATGGGGTGGAATTGTTAATTTCTTCTAAAGTTTTAAAGGGTTGATTTGGTTTTACCTGAAATAGGGAGAATATGACTTGTAGTTTTGGAATTTGCTTCTTTTCTTGGTCTGCATAGTTGAATGTTATTAGAAAACTTATGGAAAGTTTTGGTCAAACTTTTGTCCTTTGAGAAGAATTTCTTGTATTGGTGATTGGTTATGGTCTTGGAgaggttcttttttttttgcatagaGCCTGTGCGGAGAATATTATACATGGTtaaaaacattagattttctGGACTTTGACTATCTTAGATGTAGataaattttgtatatgtttttaGACCATTAGAATTGGGAAATGGCTTGTTCTGCTGAACCATCATCATCTATAAGCTTTACTTCATCTTCCATTACATCGAATGGGTCGATTGGCGTTGGCCAAAACACTCATGCTTATGGCGGCTCTGAGACAGGGAGTAGTTATGAAATCATCAGCTTGAGTAAACTCAGTAACAATTTAGAGCAACTCTTGTCAGATTCCagctctgattttactgatgctGAGATTGTTGTTGAGGGTGTTTCACTTGGTGTTCACCGTTGTATATTAGCTGCCAGGAGTAAATTTTTTCAGGATCTTTTTAGGAAAGAGAAGGGAAGTTGTGGAAAGGAAGGTAAACCAAGATATTCTATGACCGATATTTTGCCTTATGGTAAGGTTGGATATGAGGCTTTCGTTACCTTCCTAAGCTATTTGTACTCAGGAAAATTGAAGCATTTCCCTCCGGAGGTATCAACATGTATGGACACTATATGTGCTCATGACTCTTGCAGACCAGCAATTAATTTTAGTGTGGAGTTGATGTATGCCTCTTCCATGTTTCAGGTTCCAGAGCTAGTATCACTTTTCCTGGTAACTAACATGCTTTCTGCTGATTAATGTACATTTCAAGTGATTTTGTGGTGTTTGTTGTGATTCAAGCTAACAAGGCCAAATACAAAAGATTATGCTTGTCTAGCTTGACCACTGATAATTAGGTTGTATTATGAAATCTCTGTATGAACTGTAGGTTTTCATTTGAAATGATTTTTTCTTCTGAACTTCTGTCAATTTGTCAAAGAAAGTGTATGGTCAATACGTTAATCATATTAAAGTGGTATCCAGTTAAGGAATATTCTGCAATGTCATGATTTTGTGCATAATCATACATAGCAATGCCATTGTGTTGTGAATCCAATTTCTCGCTACTTGTATCATGATATTCTTTTCAGTGTCCGATATTGGTTGTTGGGAAAAAAGTAGTTCTAAATTTGTTTCAAACAGAAGAAGCTAGTCATTGCAATAAGGACCTTGTCAAGTTGACATGGAATATCCCCAAGCCATTGATGGATATATGCACTAAATTTGAATTGCCTTTGTTGGAATTTATGGATATGTTTGAGTTTAGCATGCATATCTAATAATTTGTGTTAGGCAGTTGGACATCATTGTCAGTTTTAAGTTTTGAGGGTAGTGGTCTTTGCAGTAACTGTTCCAGCTCTGCCTAATTATAATAAACACAATGAATAATCTACGGCTGCTGCCAGTTACATAAAAGTTGATGCATTTGTCAAAAATATATAGAGAATTTTTCCCTACTGGCAACAATCAAGAGTACAGTCTGCTAACACTAGCTCGTATAATTGCAGAGACGCCTTATCAATTTTGTTGGGAAGGCTCTTGTGGAAGATGTTATCCCAATACTTAGAGTTGCTTTTCATTGCCAATTGAGCGAGCTTCTCACTCATTCCGTTGATAGAGTAGCACGATCAGATCTTGAAATCACATGCATTGAGAAAGAGGTTCCCTTTGAAGTTGCAGAGAATATTAAATTATTGTGGCCGAAATGTCAGGTTGATGAAAGTAAGGTTCTACCTGTGGATCCCTTGcatgaaaagagaaaaaataggaTATACAAGGCATTGGATTCGGATGATGTTGAACTTGTCAAGCTTCTACTGAGTGAGTCTAACATAAGCTTAGATGAAGCCTACGCTCTTCATTATGCTGTGGCATATTGTGATCCCAAGGTTGTGACTGAGGTTCTTGGACTGGGTGTTGCGGATGTCAACCTACGTAATACTCGTGGTTACACTGTGCTTCACATTGCTTCCATGCGTAAGGAGCCAGCAGTAATTGTATCGCTTTTGACTAAGGGAGCTCGTGCATCAGAGACTACATTGGATGGGCAGAGTGCTGTTAGTATCTGTAGGAGGCTGACTAGGCCTAAGGAGTACCATGCAAAAACAGAACAAGGCCAGGAAGCAAACAAAGATCGGGTATGTATTGATGTTTTGGAGAGAGAGATGCGTCGCAACCCAATGGCTGGAGATGCATTGTTTTCTTCCCCAATGTTGGCCGATGATCTGCACATGAAACTGCACTACCTGGAAAATAGAGGTACCATTTAAAATACGGTAATCTTGGGTTTCCACTTTTTACCAACCAAGGCCCAAGCAACTTCTAGTCTTGCAGATCTGGAAGCCAGGCTTCCTTGGCCGAGAGTTAATACTAAGCAAGATTAGTAGTCCTACTGGGCCTTGTTCATTGATAGTAGTTACAAGACTAAGATTTAAGTGTTTCATATCATTTGATCATGATCTCAAATTTGGAAATCTATGGAGAGAGTAGCCTTTAAATTTTGACCTTGACAGTTAATGTTGAAAGCATGGTAAGCTTGGCGCACATAATGAAAGTGTTGGCCTATCTGCACCAGGATACATTGTTGACTAATAGGTACTCACCTCCTGTTAGAAGTCATTTATATTAGTTCATTATTTCTCTAACATCTAGGGGAAGATCTCAGTGGGGCCAAGTCTTGGTACATGAACTACAGTTGTACCATTTCTTGGACAATCAGGCTGATCACAATACTAGTTGATGCCCACACAAAGATTATGAGGAAATCTAGGGTATATTGACTAATccagccaaaagaaaaataaaagaacaaataaaacacacacacacacacagagtaaCTTCTGCATTATATGATGACTTGGGATGCAGCGATG
Proteins encoded in this region:
- the LOC107823562 gene encoding regulatory protein NPR3-like isoform X1, producing MACSAEPSSSISFTSSSITSNGSIGVGQNTHAYGGSETGSSYEIISLSKLSNNLEQLLSDSSSDFTDAEIVVEGVSLGVHRCILAARSKFFQDLFRKEKGSCGKEGKLKHFPPEVSTCMDTICAHDSCRPAINFSVELMYASSMFQVPELVSLFLRRLINFVGKALVEDVIPILRVAFHCQLSELLTHSVDRVARSDLEITCIEKEVPFEVAENIKLLWPKCQVDESKVLPVDPLHEKRKNRIYKALDSDDVELVKLLLSESNISLDEAYALHYAVAYCDPKVVTEVLGLGVADVNLRNTRGYTVLHIASMRKEPAVIVSLLTKGARASETTLDGQSAVSICRRLTRPKEYHAKTEQGQEANKDRVCIDVLEREMRRNPMAGDALFSSPMLADDLHMKLHYLENRVAFARLLFPLEARLAMQIANAETAAEVAVRLASKSTSGNLREVDLNETPIKQKERLLSRMQALSKTVELGKRYFPHCSQVLDKFMEDDLPDLIFLEMGTPEEQKIKRKRFKELKDDVQRAFNKDKAELHCSRLSSSSCSSSFKDGASVKLRKL
- the LOC107823562 gene encoding regulatory protein NPR3-like (The RefSeq protein has 2 substitutions compared to this genomic sequence), with protein sequence MACSAEPSSSISFTSSSITSNGSIGVGQNTHAYGGSETGSSYEIISLSKLSNNLEQLLSDSSSDFTDAEIVVEGVSLGVHRCILAARSKFFQDLFRKEKGSCGKEGKPRYSMTDILPYGKVGYEAFVTFLSYLYSGKLKHFPPEVSTCMDTICAHDSCRPAINFSVELMYASSMFQVPELVSLFLRRLINFVGKALVEDVIPILRVAFHCQLSELLTHSVDRVARSDLEITCIEKEVPFEVAENIKLLWPKCQVDESKVLPVDPLHEKRKNRIYKALDSDDVELVKLLLSESNISLDEAYALHYAVAYCDPKVVTEVLGLGVADVNLRNTRGYTVLHIASMRKEPAVIVSLLTKGARASETTLDGQSAVSICRRLTRPKEYHAKTEQGQEANKDRVCIDVLEREMRRNPMAGDALFSSPMLADDLHMKLHYLENRVAFARLLFPLEARLAMQIANAETAAEVAVRLASKSTSGNLREVDLNETPIKQKERLLSRMQALSKTVELGKRYFPHCSQVLDKFMEDDLPDLIFLEMGPPEEQKIKRKRFKELKDDVXRAFNKDKAELHCSRLSSSSCSSSFKDGASVKLRKL